One genomic window of Angustibacter sp. Root456 includes the following:
- the mshD gene encoding mycothiol synthase, whose translation MPSDIDARVEVLDTLSADDLGEVTSVVSAATEADGLHPLSEHVMLHLPLTTPGPDRHLLVFVSSDGAERLGGYAHLDPTDVVEGASAEVVVHPDVRGHGIGRLVVQHLEQLSPDGRLRLWAHGQQSPARALAESLGYVSSRELWQMRRSLRAALPQTELPPGYRLRSFRPGEDDGAWLDVNAKAFADHPEQGAWTPADLHHRMAEEWFDPQGFLVLEGPDGAMAGFHWTKVHGGTSTCDDGATAHGHEPIGEVYVVGVSPDHQGRGLGRALTVAGLRHLRSLGLSQAMLYVDADNTSAVRTYTSLGFTRWDVDVQFSRPLARSRGGVPPSQS comes from the coding sequence GTGCCGTCCGACATCGATGCCCGCGTCGAGGTGCTCGACACCCTGTCGGCCGACGACCTCGGTGAGGTGACGTCCGTCGTGTCGGCTGCCACCGAGGCGGACGGGCTGCACCCCCTCAGTGAGCACGTGATGCTGCACCTGCCGCTCACCACCCCCGGGCCCGACCGCCACCTGCTCGTCTTCGTCTCGTCGGACGGCGCCGAGCGGCTCGGCGGGTACGCGCACCTCGACCCCACGGACGTCGTCGAGGGCGCGAGCGCGGAGGTGGTCGTGCACCCCGACGTGCGCGGGCACGGCATCGGCCGGCTCGTCGTGCAGCACCTCGAGCAGCTGAGTCCCGACGGCCGCCTGCGGCTGTGGGCCCACGGCCAGCAGTCGCCCGCTCGAGCCCTCGCCGAGTCCCTCGGCTACGTCTCGAGCCGCGAGCTGTGGCAGATGCGGCGCTCGCTGCGGGCCGCGCTGCCGCAGACCGAGCTGCCCCCCGGCTACCGGCTGCGCAGCTTCCGGCCCGGCGAGGACGACGGCGCCTGGCTCGACGTCAACGCGAAGGCCTTCGCCGACCACCCCGAGCAGGGTGCGTGGACCCCCGCCGACCTGCACCACCGCATGGCCGAGGAGTGGTTCGACCCGCAGGGATTCCTCGTGCTCGAGGGCCCGGACGGCGCCATGGCCGGTTTCCACTGGACGAAGGTGCACGGCGGCACCAGCACCTGCGACGACGGCGCCACCGCCCACGGTCACGAGCCCATCGGCGAGGTGTACGTCGTCGGTGTCTCGCCCGATCACCAGGGTCGCGGTCTGGGCCGAGCGCTGACCGTGGCCGGCCTGCGCCACCTGCGCTCGCTCGGGCTCAGCCAGGCCATGCTCTACGTCGACGCCGACAACACCTCGGCCGTACGCACCTACACCAGCCTCGGGTTCACCCGCTGGGACGTCGACGTGCAGTTCTCCCGCCCCCTCGCCCGCTCGCGGGGCGGCGTGCCACCATCGCAGTCATGA